A genomic window from Streptomyces sp. HUAS YS2 includes:
- the mycP gene encoding type VII secretion-associated serine protease mycosin, translating to MGGASREAAVTCLLTLLLTGHGTQNVPTTLAGNGECRFPGKQTEGTPWPLQRILLDELWQDTKGAGVRVAVIDSGVDDANPQLSDAVDAAAGRDFVGTTDGTVDEAGHGTKVAGIIAARPRAGTGFVGLAPEAVIIPIRQTDGRTSGATDAMAEAIDHAVAADARVVNISQDTSRPLTPDSPLGRAVARAIAADVVVVASAGNDGKDGRRKNTYPAAFPGVLAVAASDRNDERAPFSQSGGFVGVAAPGVDVVSTVPGGGQCVDSGTSFSAPYVTGIAALLRAKYPTWKASEVVDRIRRTAVRATDGRDDELGWGVADPVRALEGTEGEARRTAPGSARPDPAPLSASETRRDRDARVATYAVAAGGLLVALVAGTCTVLRDGRRLRCGGRMR from the coding sequence ATGGGCGGGGCGTCGCGCGAAGCGGCGGTCACGTGTCTCCTCACCCTCCTCCTCACCGGCCACGGCACGCAGAACGTGCCGACCACGCTCGCCGGCAACGGCGAGTGCCGATTCCCGGGGAAGCAGACGGAGGGGACCCCCTGGCCGCTCCAGCGCATCCTGCTCGACGAGCTGTGGCAGGACACGAAGGGCGCGGGGGTACGGGTCGCGGTCATCGACTCGGGCGTCGACGACGCCAACCCGCAACTGAGTGACGCGGTGGACGCGGCGGCCGGCCGGGACTTCGTCGGTACGACGGACGGCACGGTGGACGAGGCCGGCCACGGCACCAAGGTCGCCGGCATCATCGCCGCCCGGCCCCGCGCGGGCACCGGGTTCGTCGGGCTCGCCCCCGAGGCCGTGATCATCCCGATCCGGCAGACCGACGGCAGGACCAGCGGCGCGACCGACGCGATGGCCGAGGCGATCGACCACGCCGTCGCCGCGGACGCGCGCGTCGTCAACATCTCGCAGGACACCTCCCGGCCGCTGACCCCGGACTCCCCGCTGGGCCGGGCGGTGGCGCGGGCGATCGCCGCGGACGTCGTCGTGGTCGCCTCGGCGGGCAACGACGGCAAGGACGGCCGGCGCAAGAACACCTACCCCGCCGCGTTCCCCGGCGTCCTCGCCGTCGCCGCGTCCGACCGCAACGACGAACGTGCCCCGTTCTCCCAGTCCGGCGGCTTCGTGGGCGTCGCGGCTCCGGGCGTCGACGTCGTCTCCACGGTCCCCGGCGGCGGCCAGTGCGTCGACAGCGGTACGAGCTTCTCCGCCCCGTACGTCACCGGGATCGCGGCGCTGCTGCGCGCCAAGTACCCGACGTGGAAGGCGTCGGAGGTCGTCGACCGCATCCGGCGGACTGCGGTCCGGGCGACGGACGGCCGGGACGACGAACTGGGCTGGGGCGTCGCGGACCCGGTGCGGGCGCTGGAGGGTACGGAGGGGGAGGCACGGCGCACCGCACCCGGGTCTGCGCGCCCCGACCCGGCCCCGCTGTCGGCGTCGGAGACCCGACGGGACCGCGACGCGAGGGTGGCCACCTACGCGGTCGCGGCGGGCGGGCTGCTGGTCGCCCTCGTCGCCGGAACCTGCACGGTCCTCCGCGACGGCCGGCGACTGCGGTGCGGCGGACGCATGCGCTGA
- the eccE gene encoding type VII secretion protein EccE: MASVAQARSAGGTVPLAAAPSGALGGAAAAPSADPVRGSVALRPAVRAGHGGSFRLQQLVLIEVAAALLLAAWAVEPLLVVPAAVFAGVLVLLAVARRRRRALPEWLATVLALRARTRRAATAAVPAGTDPGLAPVVECDPALRTYAFGEHTGDCARDRRPVGLIGDGTFLTAVVRVESEGTALRPNPAAYALPVGPVLEALAADGIRLESAQIVQHTQPAPAPHLPDRSPAARNYASLHARTGAPAVRITWIALKLDPELCPEAVAARGGGLLGAQRCVVRAADRLASRLAGAQAGLRATVLSERELTAALATSTGADPRALAQPVQGRARAPRTRETARTWRCDDSLHTTYWVGRWPQLGGGRDAAAMPRLVALLTSLPATATTFSLTLSGADDRREATVTGHVRVTGRSDAQLVTVRRELERAARGVRVGLVRLDREQVPGVLATLPLGGAR; the protein is encoded by the coding sequence ATGGCTTCCGTGGCGCAGGCGCGGTCTGCCGGGGGCACGGTTCCGCTCGCGGCGGCGCCCTCCGGGGCGCTCGGCGGTGCGGCTGCCGCGCCTTCGGCGGACCCTGTTCGTGGCTCCGTCGCGTTGCGTCCCGCAGTGCGTGCCGGGCACGGTGGATCGTTCCGATTGCAACAGCTCGTCCTGATCGAGGTGGCCGCGGCGTTGCTGCTCGCGGCCTGGGCGGTGGAGCCTCTGCTGGTCGTCCCCGCGGCGGTGTTCGCCGGGGTGCTCGTGCTGCTCGCGGTGGCGCGCAGGCGGCGGCGCGCGCTGCCGGAGTGGCTGGCGACGGTCCTCGCGCTGCGGGCCCGGACCCGGCGGGCGGCGACGGCGGCCGTTCCCGCGGGCACCGATCCGGGGCTCGCGCCGGTCGTGGAGTGCGATCCGGCGCTGCGGACGTACGCGTTCGGGGAGCACACGGGCGACTGTGCGCGCGACCGGCGGCCGGTGGGGCTGATCGGCGACGGCACGTTCCTGACCGCGGTCGTACGGGTCGAGTCGGAAGGTACGGCGCTGCGGCCGAACCCGGCGGCGTACGCGCTGCCGGTCGGTCCGGTGCTGGAGGCCCTGGCCGCGGACGGGATCCGGCTGGAGTCGGCGCAGATCGTGCAGCACACGCAGCCGGCTCCGGCGCCGCATCTGCCGGACCGGTCGCCGGCCGCCCGCAACTACGCGTCGCTGCACGCCCGGACGGGGGCGCCGGCGGTACGGATCACCTGGATCGCGCTGAAGCTCGACCCGGAGCTGTGCCCGGAGGCTGTCGCCGCGCGCGGCGGCGGGCTGCTGGGGGCGCAGCGCTGCGTGGTGCGTGCGGCCGACCGTCTGGCGAGCCGGCTGGCCGGGGCGCAGGCCGGGTTGCGGGCGACGGTGCTGAGCGAGCGGGAGTTGACCGCGGCGCTCGCGACCTCGACCGGTGCCGATCCACGTGCGCTGGCGCAGCCGGTGCAGGGGCGGGCGCGGGCCCCGCGAACCCGCGAGACGGCGCGGACCTGGCGGTGCGACGACAGTCTGCACACCACGTACTGGGTGGGCCGCTGGCCGCAGTTGGGCGGCGGACGGGACGCGGCGGCGATGCCGCGCCTGGTCGCGCTGCTCACCTCGCTGCCCGCGACGGCGACGACGTTCAGCCTGACGCTGAGCGGCGCCGACGACCGCCGGGAGGCGACGGTGACCGGGCACGTACGGGTCACCGGACGGAGCGACGCGCAGTTGGTCACGGTCCGGCGCGAACTGGAGCGCGCGGCACGCGGGGTACGGGTCGGACTCGTACGGCTGGACCGCGAGCAGGTCCCCGGGGTGCTGGCGACGCTGCCGCTGGGCGGTGCGCGCTGA
- a CDS encoding S8 family serine peptidase, which translates to MQSDELWSVSTGRGITIAVLDTGVDSTVPELRGKVLPGRNVYDGQGPGRTGDGDTERHGTNMSLAIAGSGAEKGVNGISPGATILPVKVGDKHGFGTVRPTAIGIRYAVDHGARIINISMGGPARTTDRPQWRAAVNYALQRGALIFAGAGNDGTGDPQYPAAIPGVVAVGALEPDGTHASFSNHGDHLALAAPGVDMPGRCSADKTKYCAFDGTSHATAIASASAALIWSAHPDWTGNQVLRVMLQTAGHDGPVPSRYIGYGSVRPAQVLLEGKGDPGDPDVHPLLAAAQATAPSPAPQRTAGAPEPAPEPAPAPPRTTWRMPAIVVATALLLAALTTLAVLRRRRAHPPTPRSTT; encoded by the coding sequence ATGCAGTCGGACGAGCTCTGGAGCGTTTCCACAGGACGGGGTATCACGATTGCCGTTCTCGACACCGGAGTGGACTCGACGGTGCCTGAGCTGCGCGGCAAGGTCCTCCCCGGCCGCAACGTCTATGACGGGCAAGGGCCAGGCCGTACAGGCGACGGAGACACTGAGCGCCACGGCACCAACATGTCCTTGGCCATCGCTGGTAGCGGAGCCGAGAAGGGGGTCAACGGAATTTCCCCCGGCGCGACAATCCTGCCGGTGAAGGTGGGTGACAAGCACGGCTTCGGCACCGTCAGACCCACCGCCATAGGTATCCGATACGCCGTCGACCACGGGGCCCGAATCATCAACATCTCCATGGGCGGCCCCGCCCGCACTACCGACCGCCCCCAATGGCGCGCCGCCGTCAACTACGCCCTACAACGCGGCGCCCTCATCTTCGCCGGTGCCGGCAACGACGGCACCGGTGATCCTCAGTACCCCGCCGCCATCCCCGGCGTCGTCGCCGTCGGCGCGCTCGAGCCCGACGGCACGCACGCCTCCTTCTCCAACCACGGCGACCACCTCGCCCTCGCCGCCCCCGGCGTCGACATGCCCGGGCGGTGTTCCGCCGACAAGACGAAGTACTGCGCGTTCGACGGGACGAGTCACGCCACCGCCATCGCGTCCGCCTCCGCCGCGCTGATCTGGTCCGCTCACCCGGACTGGACCGGCAATCAGGTGCTGCGCGTCATGCTGCAGACCGCCGGGCACGACGGGCCCGTGCCGAGCAGGTACATCGGGTACGGCTCCGTCCGCCCCGCCCAGGTCCTCCTGGAGGGCAAGGGTGACCCGGGCGACCCCGACGTCCACCCCCTGCTCGCCGCCGCCCAGGCGACCGCCCCGTCCCCGGCACCACAGCGAACCGCCGGCGCCCCGGAGCCCGCCCCGGAGCCCGCTCCGGCCCCGCCCCGAACGACCTGGCGCATGCCCGCCATCGTCGTCGCCACCGCCCTCCTCCTCGCCGCCCTCACCACTCTCGCCGTCCTCCGACGGCGCCGCGCCCACCCCCCGACCCCCAGGAGCACCACATGA
- a CDS encoding SCO5717 family growth-regulating ATPase produces the protein MNGDRDEIRAGWDTPPDGQSDAEPAEMSGEFTIDYTPPAWYTQNASGDAAAAGAGAAPAADGMVPPPPPPSGAPVALPGLPAGSGFEPNWAPPPPPAAGPGAPQAAAGSAPGDESARPEAPAVPEMPSVPVLSDPFGGGDVESGATMRFSPAALKREMAEIAEREAAEAAAAAAATPADGDAGESPASADATDGDGNTGGNGDGDTDAAKALDGSAEEGASAEDANDLADDAPDTPSSDAEVAAVAITDAVPDEPADAPVNDAIPADAVPNDAVPNDAVPNDAVPADAAPGNAYPGPALPGPVVPPAPQGGLPALPGGFAPAGGGLPPLPPAFQTGAPAGAPQWPASPPNTDQSALPVPAQNPAPAPQGGYGFPQPGQPGQPGADVPPQAPSPAPAWPAQQAGGPLAPVPPQGGYGFPQPGQPGQPGQPGQPPVPPQGQALAPLPASPQAPALPPAGDGNAPAPQGGYGFPQPAQPLPPQAPQPGLPPQIPPGPEGNAAAPQGGYGFPQPGQPGLPPQFPPGPEGNAPAPQGGYGFPQPGQPGMPPQDPNAPVQQPQGQQPPIDPRTGAAWPQPVTHDQRERSVPGAPLGYTAAVELSSDRLLRNNKQKPKSSRVPGAAARFKLGGKKEEAERQRKLDLIRTPVLSCYRIAVISLKGGVGKTTTTTALGATLATERQDKILAIDANPDAGTLGRRVRRETGATIRDLVQAIPYLNSYMDIRRFTSQAPSGLEILANDVDPAVSTTFNDEDYRRAIDVLGKQYPIILTDSGTGLLYSAMRGVLDLADQLIIISTPSVDGASSASTTLDWLSAHGYAELVQRSITVISGVRETGKMIKVEDIVSHFETRCRGVVVVPFDEHLSAGAEVDLDMMRPKTREAYFHLSAMVAEDFSRAQQAQGLWTGGQQGHLPPHMAPPMPGQQVPGQQPQGQPGQPMPGQPGQPGQPMPGQPYAPQQPAPGQPYGGQPGQPGQPGQPPQGWQQQAPGQPQAGQPMPGQPMPGMPGQPGQPIPPGQHGQPMPGQPGAPGQPMPGQPLPPFPGQPVAGQPGAPATPPAPGAQPELPGPGQPAGWPQQQPPQAPPQPPPAPQQ, from the coding sequence GTGAACGGCGATCGCGACGAGATCCGGGCGGGCTGGGACACACCGCCCGACGGTCAGTCCGACGCGGAGCCCGCCGAGATGTCGGGTGAGTTCACCATCGACTACACCCCGCCGGCCTGGTACACGCAGAACGCGTCGGGGGACGCCGCGGCAGCGGGCGCGGGGGCCGCTCCGGCGGCCGATGGCATGGTTCCGCCGCCTCCGCCGCCGTCCGGTGCGCCGGTCGCGCTGCCCGGACTGCCGGCCGGCAGCGGCTTCGAGCCCAACTGGGCCCCCCCGCCGCCGCCCGCCGCCGGACCGGGCGCGCCGCAGGCCGCCGCGGGTTCGGCACCGGGGGACGAGTCCGCGCGGCCGGAGGCTCCTGCCGTGCCCGAAATGCCGTCGGTTCCGGTGCTCTCGGACCCGTTCGGCGGGGGCGACGTGGAGAGCGGCGCGACCATGCGCTTCTCCCCCGCCGCGCTGAAGCGCGAGATGGCCGAGATCGCGGAGCGCGAGGCGGCCGAGGCCGCTGCCGCAGCCGCTGCCACTCCTGCTGACGGCGACGCGGGCGAGAGCCCGGCGTCCGCCGACGCGACGGACGGTGACGGGAACACGGGCGGGAACGGGGACGGGGACACCGACGCCGCCAAGGCCCTGGACGGCTCCGCGGAGGAGGGCGCGTCCGCCGAGGACGCGAACGACCTCGCCGACGACGCCCCCGACACTCCCTCCTCGGACGCGGAGGTGGCCGCCGTCGCGATCACCGACGCCGTGCCGGACGAGCCGGCCGACGCCCCGGTGAACGACGCGATCCCGGCCGACGCCGTACCGAACGACGCCGTACCGAACGACGCCGTACCGAACGACGCCGTCCCCGCCGACGCGGCCCCGGGCAACGCGTATCCGGGCCCCGCGCTTCCGGGCCCCGTAGTCCCGCCCGCGCCGCAGGGCGGACTGCCCGCGCTGCCCGGCGGCTTCGCGCCCGCGGGCGGCGGCCTGCCGCCGCTGCCGCCGGCGTTCCAGACCGGGGCGCCCGCGGGCGCCCCGCAGTGGCCGGCCTCGCCGCCCAACACCGACCAGTCGGCGCTGCCGGTACCGGCCCAGAACCCCGCACCCGCGCCGCAGGGCGGCTACGGCTTCCCGCAGCCGGGACAGCCCGGTCAGCCCGGCGCGGACGTGCCGCCGCAGGCCCCCTCGCCCGCACCGGCGTGGCCCGCCCAGCAGGCGGGCGGCCCGCTCGCTCCCGTACCGCCGCAGGGCGGCTACGGCTTCCCCCAGCCGGGACAGCCGGGGCAGCCGGGCCAGCCCGGTCAGCCGCCGGTCCCGCCGCAGGGGCAGGCGCTCGCCCCGCTCCCGGCGTCGCCTCAGGCTCCCGCGCTTCCGCCCGCCGGCGACGGCAACGCGCCTGCGCCGCAGGGGGGTTACGGCTTCCCACAGCCCGCGCAGCCGCTGCCGCCGCAGGCGCCCCAGCCCGGCCTGCCGCCGCAGATCCCGCCGGGCCCCGAGGGCAACGCCGCCGCCCCGCAGGGCGGTTACGGCTTCCCGCAGCCGGGCCAGCCCGGCCTGCCGCCGCAGTTCCCGCCGGGTCCCGAGGGCAACGCCCCGGCCCCGCAGGGCGGTTACGGCTTCCCGCAGCCGGGACAGCCGGGCATGCCGCCGCAGGACCCGAACGCGCCGGTCCAGCAGCCGCAGGGGCAGCAGCCGCCGATCGACCCGCGCACCGGGGCCGCCTGGCCGCAGCCGGTCACGCACGACCAGCGTGAGCGGTCCGTGCCGGGTGCGCCGCTCGGCTACACCGCCGCGGTGGAGCTGTCGTCCGACCGACTGCTCCGCAACAACAAGCAGAAGCCCAAGTCCAGCCGGGTGCCCGGCGCCGCGGCCCGTTTCAAGCTGGGCGGCAAGAAGGAGGAGGCCGAGCGGCAGCGCAAGCTCGACCTGATCCGTACGCCGGTGCTTTCCTGCTACCGGATCGCGGTCATCTCCCTCAAGGGCGGCGTCGGCAAGACCACGACGACGACCGCGCTGGGCGCGACCCTGGCCACCGAGCGGCAGGACAAGATCCTGGCGATCGACGCCAACCCGGACGCGGGCACGCTCGGCCGCCGTGTACGGCGCGAGACCGGCGCGACCATCCGCGACCTGGTGCAGGCGATCCCGTACCTGAACTCGTACATGGACATCCGGCGGTTCACCTCGCAGGCGCCGTCCGGCCTGGAGATCCTCGCCAACGACGTGGACCCGGCGGTCTCGACGACGTTCAACGACGAGGACTACCGGCGGGCGATCGACGTCCTGGGCAAGCAGTACCCGATCATCCTGACCGACTCCGGCACGGGTCTGCTGTACAGCGCGATGCGCGGTGTGCTCGACCTCGCCGACCAGCTGATCATCATCTCGACGCCGTCGGTCGACGGCGCGTCGAGCGCCTCGACGACGCTGGACTGGCTCTCCGCGCACGGGTACGCGGAGCTGGTGCAGCGCTCGATCACGGTCATCTCGGGGGTCCGCGAGACCGGCAAGATGATCAAGGTCGAGGACATCGTGTCGCACTTCGAGACCCGCTGCCGCGGCGTCGTCGTGGTGCCGTTCGACGAGCACCTGTCGGCGGGCGCCGAGGTCGACCTCGACATGATGCGGCCGAAGACCCGGGAGGCGTACTTCCACCTGTCGGCGATGGTCGCGGAGGACTTCTCGCGGGCGCAGCAGGCGCAGGGGCTGTGGACGGGCGGCCAGCAGGGCCACCTGCCGCCGCACATGGCCCCGCCCATGCCGGGCCAGCAGGTCCCGGGTCAGCAGCCGCAGGGCCAGCCCGGGCAGCCGATGCCGGGGCAGCCCGGCCAGCCGGGCCAGCCGATGCCCGGTCAGCCGTACGCCCCGCAGCAGCCCGCGCCGGGGCAGCCGTACGGAGGTCAGCCGGGCCAGCCCGGGCAGCCCGGGCAGCCGCCGCAGGGCTGGCAGCAGCAGGCCCCCGGCCAGCCTCAGGCCGGCCAGCCCATGCCCGGCCAGCCCATGCCGGGCATGCCCGGACAGCCCGGTCAGCCCATACCGCCGGGACAGCACGGCCAGCCGATGCCCGGACAGCCCGGCGCGCCCGGTCAGCCGATGCCCGGTCAGCCGCTTCCGCCGTTCCCCGGGCAGCCGGTTGCCGGCCAGCCCGGCGCGCCCGCGACGCCGCCCGCCCCCGGTGCGCAGCCGGAACTTCCGGGGCCGGGTCAGCCCGCCGGGTGGCCGCAGCAGCAGCCCCCGCAGGCTCCCCCGCAGCCGCCGCCAGCCCCTCAGCAGTAA
- a CDS encoding ABC transporter substrate-binding protein, which produces MVMVKVPSRPVRQRPLTRLLLAAGVTATTLVAVPSAAQAAPPTEGDAKSGGKVLTVAVSQSVDSLSPFLAQKLLSTSIHRLTYEYLTNYDAKDAKPIPGLATEWKSSADKLTWTYTIRKDSKWSDGKPATAEDAAWTFNKMMTDPNAATANGSFTANFAKVTAPDAQTLVIQLKKPQATMTALDVPIVPKHVWEKVGDFSKFNNDKSFPIVGNGPFVITDFKVDQYLKLKPNKSFWRGAPKFDELVFKYYKDGDAAVAALQKGEVSFVPNLTPAQADALKTQKNIKVNDAPGRRFFALATNPGARAKDGKTFGNGHPALLDPAVRKALFLAVDRSTLIDKVFQGHAVEGEGYIPPRFGSYYWKPTATQKLAYDPAKAEQVLDAAGYKKNAAGKRVGKDGKALDFRILCHATDPNDKAIGKYLQEWWGKLGVGLKVECLDSVSDPWVKGDYDLAFDGWSVNPDPDYVLSIHTCGTLPATPKDTGATDNFICDPQFDALYAQQAVEYDAAKRADLVKQMQSRLYDTGYMNIMAYPNALEAYRTDQIASITTMPEAAGNIYGQDGYWSWWSAAPAGSSADDSDGGSSTGVVVGIAAAVVVVAGLGLFLAKRRRATADDRE; this is translated from the coding sequence ATGGTCATGGTCAAGGTTCCATCCCGCCCGGTCCGACAACGTCCGCTGACGCGACTGCTCCTCGCCGCCGGCGTCACCGCGACCACACTGGTGGCGGTCCCGTCCGCCGCCCAGGCCGCACCGCCCACCGAGGGCGATGCGAAGAGCGGGGGCAAGGTCCTCACCGTCGCCGTCTCTCAGAGCGTCGACTCCCTGAGCCCGTTCCTCGCCCAGAAGCTGCTGAGCACCAGCATCCACCGGCTGACCTACGAGTACCTCACGAACTACGACGCGAAGGACGCCAAGCCCATCCCGGGTCTGGCAACCGAGTGGAAATCCTCCGCCGACAAGCTGACCTGGACCTACACGATCCGCAAGGACTCGAAGTGGTCCGACGGCAAGCCGGCCACCGCCGAGGACGCGGCGTGGACGTTCAACAAGATGATGACCGACCCGAACGCGGCCACCGCGAACGGCAGCTTCACGGCCAACTTCGCGAAAGTCACCGCCCCCGACGCGCAGACCCTCGTCATCCAGCTGAAGAAGCCGCAGGCGACGATGACCGCGCTGGACGTCCCGATCGTGCCCAAGCACGTCTGGGAGAAGGTCGGCGACTTCTCGAAGTTCAACAACGACAAGAGTTTCCCGATCGTCGGCAACGGCCCCTTCGTCATCACCGACTTCAAGGTCGACCAGTACCTGAAGCTCAAGCCGAACAAGTCCTTCTGGCGCGGCGCACCGAAGTTCGACGAGCTGGTGTTCAAGTACTACAAGGACGGTGACGCGGCCGTCGCGGCGCTGCAGAAGGGCGAGGTGTCCTTCGTCCCGAACCTGACGCCCGCCCAGGCGGATGCGCTGAAGACCCAGAAGAACATCAAGGTCAACGACGCGCCCGGCCGCCGCTTCTTCGCCCTGGCGACCAACCCCGGGGCCAGGGCGAAGGACGGAAAGACCTTCGGCAACGGCCACCCGGCGCTGCTCGACCCGGCGGTCCGCAAGGCGCTCTTCCTCGCCGTCGACCGCTCGACCCTCATCGACAAGGTCTTCCAGGGGCACGCCGTCGAGGGCGAGGGTTACATCCCGCCGCGCTTCGGCTCGTACTACTGGAAGCCGACGGCCACACAGAAGCTGGCGTACGACCCGGCCAAGGCCGAGCAGGTCCTCGACGCGGCCGGCTACAAGAAGAACGCCGCGGGCAAGCGGGTCGGCAAGGACGGCAAGGCACTCGACTTCCGGATCCTGTGCCACGCCACCGACCCGAACGACAAGGCGATCGGCAAGTACCTCCAGGAGTGGTGGGGCAAGCTCGGCGTCGGGCTCAAGGTCGAGTGTCTCGACAGCGTCTCCGACCCGTGGGTGAAGGGCGACTACGACCTGGCCTTCGACGGCTGGTCGGTCAACCCGGACCCGGACTACGTCCTGTCCATCCACACCTGCGGCACGCTGCCCGCCACGCCCAAGGACACCGGCGCCACGGACAACTTCATCTGCGACCCGCAGTTCGACGCGCTGTACGCGCAGCAGGCGGTGGAGTACGACGCGGCCAAGCGGGCGGATCTGGTCAAGCAGATGCAGTCGCGGCTGTACGACACGGGGTACATGAACATCATGGCGTACCCGAACGCCCTCGAGGCGTACCGCACGGACCAGATCGCGTCCATCACGACGATGCCGGAGGCCGCGGGCAACATCTACGGCCAGGACGGCTACTGGAGCTGGTGGTCGGCCGCGCCGGCCGGCTCGTCCGCCGACGACTCCGACGGCGGCTCCTCCACCGGGGTGGTCGTGGGGATCGCCGCGGCCGTCGTGGTCGTCGCCGGACTCGGGCTCTTCCTCGCGAAGCGCCGCCGCGCCACCGCCGACGACCGCGAGTAG
- the eccB gene encoding type VII secretion protein EccB — protein sequence MAARRDELGAYTFAKRRTVAAFLRPSPSGTDDGAPAPLRAVVPSIVAGALLLAGFGAWGMLQPKAPKGWDTPGTRVVVGKQSTTRYVVLTTGEGKDRRTLLHPVLNLASARLLLDPSAFDVVQVDDEVLDAGRPPRGPILGIPYAPDRLPTEDEAGRAKRWAVCAQPGGSATASVQKAAFVLAERDFPRTEGRGRKLAAGEVLYVKGQKGALRYLVDATGTKYQVRGAPAESAHLATVLVGVNREPQSVTDDWLATLHTGSPVDFPVLPGRVGAPAGIGGGLSETEDRVGMVLRAGTGAGPQHYVVLPGKVQPVSDFTAWLLVHSPQTQALDMDGRPTEVGSADFPPDTTAFGTEHRWPVGRVRQVNGTDGEGARDTVCSVLRAVDGKGRTTLSTWAGTEYPAEIAAGGPGTYVTPGSGLLYTQVRSGGTGSDGSLFLVTDTGLRYAVRTNGEGQAGEIRSEARIRLGYGDVTPALVPAAWSDFLSKGPRLDTDGARRPQGS from the coding sequence ATGGCAGCACGGCGGGACGAACTCGGCGCGTACACCTTCGCGAAGAGGCGCACCGTGGCGGCGTTCCTCCGCCCGTCCCCCTCGGGCACGGACGACGGCGCGCCCGCACCACTGCGCGCCGTCGTGCCGAGCATCGTCGCCGGCGCGCTGCTGCTCGCCGGGTTCGGCGCGTGGGGCATGCTCCAGCCGAAGGCCCCGAAGGGCTGGGACACCCCCGGCACGAGAGTCGTCGTCGGCAAGCAGTCCACCACCCGGTACGTCGTCCTCACCACGGGCGAGGGCAAGGACCGCAGGACCCTCCTCCACCCCGTCCTCAACCTCGCGTCCGCCCGGCTGCTGCTCGACCCGAGCGCCTTCGACGTCGTCCAGGTCGACGACGAGGTGCTCGACGCGGGCCGCCCGCCGCGCGGCCCCATCCTCGGCATCCCGTACGCCCCCGACCGGCTGCCCACCGAGGACGAGGCGGGCCGCGCCAAGCGCTGGGCCGTGTGCGCCCAGCCCGGCGGCAGCGCGACGGCGAGCGTGCAGAAGGCCGCGTTCGTCCTCGCCGAGCGGGACTTCCCGCGCACCGAGGGACGGGGACGGAAGCTGGCCGCCGGCGAGGTCCTGTACGTCAAGGGCCAGAAGGGCGCGCTGCGTTACCTCGTCGATGCCACCGGAACGAAGTACCAGGTGCGCGGCGCACCCGCCGAGTCCGCGCACCTCGCCACCGTGCTCGTCGGCGTGAACCGGGAGCCGCAGTCCGTCACCGACGACTGGCTCGCCACCCTGCACACCGGCAGCCCGGTCGACTTCCCGGTCCTGCCCGGCCGGGTCGGCGCGCCCGCCGGCATCGGCGGCGGCCTCAGTGAGACGGAGGACCGCGTCGGCATGGTCCTCAGGGCGGGCACCGGCGCCGGCCCGCAGCACTACGTCGTCCTGCCCGGAAAGGTCCAGCCGGTCAGCGACTTCACCGCCTGGCTGCTGGTCCACTCCCCGCAGACCCAGGCGCTCGACATGGACGGCCGGCCCACCGAGGTCGGCTCCGCCGACTTCCCGCCCGACACCACGGCCTTCGGAACCGAGCACCGCTGGCCCGTCGGAAGGGTCCGCCAGGTCAACGGCACGGACGGCGAAGGCGCCCGCGACACCGTCTGCAGCGTCCTGCGCGCTGTCGACGGCAAGGGCCGTACGACGCTGTCCACCTGGGCCGGCACGGAGTACCCGGCCGAGATCGCGGCGGGCGGACCCGGGACGTACGTCACCCCCGGCAGCGGCCTGCTCTACACCCAGGTACGGAGCGGCGGTACGGGCTCCGACGGTTCCCTCTTCCTGGTGACGGACACGGGACTGAGGTACGCGGTACGGACGAACGGCGAGGGGCAGGCGGGGGAGATCCGCTCCGAGGCCCGGATCCGCCTCGGATACGGAGACGTCACCCCGGCACTCGTCCCGGCCGCCTGGTCCGACTTCCTCTCCAAGGGCCCGCGCCTGGACACGGACGGCGCACGCCGTCCGCAGGGATCATGA